Genomic DNA from Nicotiana tabacum cultivar K326 chromosome 21, ASM71507v2, whole genome shotgun sequence:
CCATAGCCGGCTGATGCCATCATTCCTGTCCCGATACCATAATAATCACTTTTTAAGGCACCACATCTATAGCAGTTTGTTCGACTTGCATAGTTGTGAGAACCACAGTTCATAGCACTGCAATACCAGTCCCCAGCTAAGACTTCTGTTTTGTTTAGTCCATACATGGCAACATCAGCCGACGTTGCATACTTAGGGCAGCTGCATCGTTGGCATGCATCCCTTTTCTTGAAATTTATGTGTTGGCATGCAGCACACATCCAATCTCCACTGCTCATTTTATGTCTACCTAAAAGTGAACATGGAAAGATGATGAGAACAAATTTTCATATGGGAAGTAAAATAGGCCATTGTAAGAGGCATGAAAAAACAACCGAGAAATCTTATTATTGTTTATCCATCTTTGAGGCCTCATTCTATGAAATACTGTCTATATGCTAGAACTGCATTGCTTACACATGAAATACTGTCTATATGCTAGGCctcattttttgaaaaacttgGACTCAAGGCTGC
This window encodes:
- the LOC107791716 gene encoding uncharacterized protein LOC107791716 translates to MSSGDWMCAACQHINFKKRDACQRCSCPKYATSADVAMYGLNKTEVLAGDWYCSAMNCGSHNYASRTNCYRCGALKSDYYGIGTGMMASAGYGYDASAVPGWKSGDWICSRIECGMHNYASRAECYKCKTPRDFGGDLRESHLY